tgttATAAGTTTTATgcatcaaatatttttatattttaatacttaATTAGTCTCtgaaaaaactaaatatatattaatttagttcTAAAAATGACTATTAATaacttattaaatttaaaagtattaataatttattaaatttaaaagtgcAAAAACAAAgtgaatgaaaaattaaatatttcacatttataaactaaaaactttatggatttttttttaactattaaaCTAAGTTGCataattttaagataattaaataaaaaaattattatttttctaaaaaaaataaaaattttcatgttaAATATCACTCTAACTTGATATCTCAGTTATATCTCAGTTATGTTAATTCCAAATACTTTTAAGTTATTAATAGTCATTTtcaaaactaaattaatatatttttagttttttcagAGACTAATtaagtattaaaatataaaaatactttatatttaaaactcataaaatttatattttcaaaaacaatttagtgaaatatatttttaatttttttttatattaaagagTATTTAATCTAGAAACTATTAGAATTTTGTTTGGCATACGTATCCGGCAGCTTCTTATAAGCAGGTGATGACTTGAATTCTGAGTTTATATAAAATCACGCGCTGTCATGTCATGTGAGTAATGCACCAACCAACAAAACGGTTGGGGCGAAAGCAATTAATCTCTATCCAAATTGATTATATTTCTAGGGCATTTACAGTATAACTAATCCATGCtgacccaaaaaaaaaaaaaaacaatccatatgattttttttatttacaataaatctgttttataagcaattaaaaaaaattaaacaaatttaattggcATATATGGTAAGGTTTAACTAATTCTTTAAATATTCTTAGGTGACAAAGGAGTAGTTTTTGACCATTTTGGTGTAACTAATTATTAGAATGGataaatttttaacaaaatataaagatgGATAGGTTGATTTGTATACACCACTTCTTATAAAGAAAGTTCATTGACTATGatttcagttttaatatgaGATGAAAGAAGAAGTTGTTTACGCAAAAGATGACTTTGGAAGCAAAATTCTGGCCTGCAAAAATTATGCTCAATAATTACGACTTTAGTTTGTTTGATCGTTCACTAATTAATTAAGTAATGTTATGAATATGAAAGacaagttaatttttttaagaagttATACATGAAAACTACGaagatattataataatattctaCAATTACACTTAAGTTGTGATTATCCTACACTATTTTTTCTTAGATGGTTGTGAAATGATGATTAATGTCCAAATTTTTTCCTTCATGGTTCATTATTCATTCTTCCATTGGTTCATTATTTAAGGTTCTTACGTTCCACTTTCCTTTCATCGTCGTTGTTGTTATCACCATTGCTCTTCACCACTGTCGTTGTCATTACCTTGAGGTTCACTACAAGAAactcatgaaatagaaatcattttttagagatcaaaataattagttgtaatagtaactaaattagagatcattttaaaaactaaaaaaaaaatgatttctatattagtttctattattgttaatagtttctaaatcagtatctaattagcaaccaagattttagagaccaaatttagaaactaaataattggtagttaaaagtttggttgctaattagatactaatttaaaaactatttaacaataatataaactaatttagaaaccaatttttttttagtttctaaaatgacctctaatttagttactattgtaactaattattttagtatctaaaaattgatttctttttcatgtttttcttgtagtgattggtgttttttttgtttatgtAACTTATAGACAGTGATTTTAGAATAATCATCGCCTATACCTCAATAAAATAGACTACATAATAATAGACAACGATTTCAAAACCAATGtctaattgttaaaaaaattgctCTCTTTTACCTTCTTTTGGCACTAGTCTTCAATTTAAAGCTAAAATCctgtttaataaatataattttctttatataaagTTGTCCGTACAAAGTACAACTtatcaatttttataatttttccaaaatttatctattttaatatttttttttcaaaattgcacCAGTATGATAAAGAaacatgaagaaaacaaaacaaactaAAAATCATAGACtcattaaacaaattatttattttataaaaaattaaatatacaaatatgatataaaagtataattaatttatttcattaatcTGTCTAAAAATAGTTtctttataataaaaagtaGAAGTTGACGCATACGAGTGAAAAACTTTATAATTGAGCCCAATATCATTGATGTAATGTGAAGTTGACATTGACGTTAATTGTGCCCTCAacctaaggaaaaacaaaataaactatcatccttgaaaaacaattttggtATCTCTTGTGAAAGGAAGTAAAGAGGaaagaaaacataatttttataattttttattaaagtaatcacataatttttaatttttttctactctatcaaataatcaaatatttaatttaatatcttatttattttttctttgaaatcAACCAGACATTAAAAAATACAGTAACAGTTAATCCAAAGGCTGGaccaatatttataattaaataatataaaaaataataaaaataaaaatatttagagttttaaatatacaaaatttgTTTGTTATATTCTAGTAAGTTAGAGATAGCGTTGTGGCATTAAGTGGTGAAGACAGGAGCGTCTATGGGTGACCGAATTGACCAAATCCAATTAATTTAGTTGTAATGAGATTTGTTCACGAAAACAATAAGATAAAGAAACTATTTGTTTATAATGCCCACATTCATCTTCCAATGAAGGCcacacattttttataataaaaaaaactgaattttAGCATTGAATGCTGTAAACTATACCTTGATGCCAAACTTTCTGCATACCAAAATAAGTTGTTCAACATCAATATCATGGTGGGTGGCTTGGCTTGGCTTTGGTTAAGATGTTATATATGTTGCACCATTCAGCTATCTTCTATAACTTACCGACAAAAACTCTTTAGCTTCAACCAAGGCAAATCGCAAACGAGTTTTGTGAGAGTGAAAGAGTGAAAAAGAAGGTTGAAATGGAAGAAGCAATGAACACGAGGGTTAGAGAAGAAGTGAGAGTAGAAGATGATAGCACAAAAACTGAACTCACCAAAATTTGTCTCCTTAGAACAATTCTTGAAACACAGGATCCCTCTTCTAAGGTACACTTTCCTATTTCCCTCTTCTTTCTTGCTTCAATGCCTTCACTTCTATATATAccctattcttcttcttcttcttcttttttttaacaCATTTTACTTTTTCATATAGTCTTTAATGTGTGgaaattcagtttttttttatcttattctaAATAATAGTGATAGTTATTCTCACATtccaaagttttattttttttctataacttTCAAATCctccattttttttcattttttatctgTTCTCTCTAGTttgttaatttaaattatttatattaaatttaaatctcttaaataatatataaactttaaataaagtaacataaaaaaaattataaataaatatagaatacaaatatattaaaaagtatataattttatcaacaattatattatattttaattaaattaaataatataataaaaatacaaacctgggattaattaaattttaacttcatcgtaaatttaaatattatcaattgaggctttattatttttattgtattgagtatttcaaattttcaatccAGTTCATCTCATTCCATTTTGTCATCGGATCGTATGACATGACCATGCATAATACCACAAACTTTGACAACaataaaatgtatatttaaaacattaattatctttataaaaaataacatgtttgttttttaaattaaatactaaaacaaaaattaaactaatCAAGTGGAGATACCAGTCAATGTCTTTGGTAATGGTAAATATAACTTGGATTTCtgatctttttattttttattttctaaatttatgaTGTTACGTTTGATTTGAGACTGCAAGATTCAAACTATCCCGTAATTTTATTTGATGATAgagatttaatataaaaaaaaaatctgagtacttgataaataaataattttaatacaaatttaattgaaaatatctAAAACCggtaaataattattatacaaaaataaCAACCATACTAGTTGATGACAAAATGTCAATTAAAACATATACTTTTTTTACACTTCATAgaagaaattttttaaataaaataaattcaattgaacatatttatatttatgatagATTTAAAACTGACTtaacaattaatatattattaatttgaatttttaacttttaaagaTATAATAAATTGTCTTAAAGTATctctattaaattaaattaattcttGAGTTAGGTGTAATTGTACTAATTTTGGATAATGTGACAAACTAACTAATGCTGTGTTTTTATTTACAGATTTCCATGTCTAATCTGACACTATTTCACATAAAGATAAACTTTATATTTATGAAGgttattaaatacattaattaatattcttaaatacattaaaatgattttctaaTTTAAAAGAACCTGAAATATATTCTTTTTGAAAGATTTAAGTGTCCTTTTTTTCAGTGAAATACTAGTGCAAGTTTTTGAAAGTAATCATTACTTGGATTtagaaaaatatgaattaataaaatGCGAGTTTAATGAAACTAAAATCAATTACCATTTTTTATGGTGTTCTTAccaattttctaaaaaaaatacatcttttgtgatcttttattttcatcattcaccatggaTATAACTTACTTGAACGGCCatgaaaaaacaaagaaaaaagctTGGTGAGGAATAGACAGATATTCTGAGAAGTCACAGAACCCCTTTAGATGTTTGTTTGTAGATTTTAAGagtatttttacttttaaagttacaattattttcttcattttatattttaaaattaaaaaaatatgcattGAAATTTCTTAAAGCATATGTCAATTTTTATCCAAACATAATCATAATCATTTTAAATGTATATagctaattttgtttttaaaatttaattctcaAGCGTAAGCACTTTAATATGAAAAAGTCATTTGAATAAATATTCAGTAATTATTTTTCGAGATTATAACTCTCAAGCAttttaattattagttatttttttaatctttgcTACATTGTAATGTCAACTAATATCTATTTACTTTacaatctatttataaattttgagttgGAATCATACACTGTACGCTGTCAGAGTAACGCATCAACCGACAAGCAGCAAAAATATTCAATGCCTGCCAAATTTAATTTTGGTAGGACCATGATATTTTTACATTcaatacatttttatatttattattctactttttattttttctatttttataaatagaaaagtttattttaatgatTATATTATCTCTAAAAATAGATTGTAAACTAAATACCAGAGTGTCAAAACgtcatttttcttaattttatcgCTAGGGACGGTTCTTTTATTGTTGTCAGATTGAGTTTTTTAGTCAAATTTATtaatcttataattttaattatgttagttattaataaaatgttaattacagaacatattttaaaacgcaaaatgtatttattttgcAACATGTGTACGTCCAAAgggactttttttttttaataaaatgttaattacAGACATATTTTAAAACccaaaatgtatttattttgtaaCGTGCGTTGAAAGGGACTTTTTTTCATGtagaaaagagaaaataaaaatccatAATCGATAAGAATATTCTATACTAGAAATAACCAAATTAATATAATTcatttaaactattttaacatattaaatataCTAAAAAGAGTTAAACTAAGTTATCAACTcctagataataataatatttttttattaagaaatacaattaagataatttttttttcttttaaataatagaTTTTCAATTAAGTAAACCTTGAAAATTTAACTACAGTTTTATTATGAGGAGAGATAGAAATAATTGATTCAATTATATATTCGCTGAAGTAGTaatataattgaaatattttaaaaatattttcatttagtAATTATTTACTTACCtattaagaaaaactcttttaacaTTGTGATTTACGTGACATGTGAATGTTTTAATTGAAGAGTCTATTGAAGAGTTTCTAACACACAATTAATTGTTTACTATTTCAATATCATTTGAGAAATATAAACCATAAAATAAAACTCAACCCTTTCCTTTTGAAACATGTTCTTCGGTTCTTATTTAAAACTCAACATGTTTCATTTCAAATTGAATTACCTTTCTCATAATGATAAtcagagataaaaaaatatcacattCAAAATCGAAaatcataattcaaaatatacaaattcattccaattttaaatatttatttcacaATTATAGTATAACAATTCAATTCATTcatcttaattatttattacaaacaaatttaaatagttCAACTATAaactttataaagaaaaatatatagatGCATTGTATCTATATTCTTTGATAAACTTTTACATACAAGTCTACTatttaataacataataaaataaatatacattacAAACTTAATTTAAGATTAAgtctaatataaataaatttgaacatCCTATTACTCCATATCTTTTACGTTTgcatgctttgaccagtcttgaACACCATAATGCTAGTGTCACTTCATGTTCGGTTCCCATCTAGAGATATGGTGAATGATTACTCTATCACTTTATAAGATATAACTTTCTTATTAGATACACACTCTCCAGCCAATATCAATTAATTCATGTTTTAAATTTGTTGGGAAATACACATTTTACGAATCTATTGCGTTCTATTTGTTTATATAGTAAAATACCTTTGTAAAACCTtaagcaaataaacaaaaataattaatattttattccaCTGCTTTATTTAAgcaaacacacacatatatatatatataacaaaaatgtctaacatatttaatttttgagatacacataataaaattaatattaaattacctttcaaaattaaaactcCGATACTTTCAAAATtacctttaataaaaaaatatatttattatttttctaattttttattagtaaaataaataaataaatatagattaaTTAAGGAGTAATATAGCTCTTATACATAACAAAAAAGTTAAAGATAAAATCACACACCCTATCTGTCCCAAACACTCATAAAAAAACAACTTATTAATCCAAGAGTAAAACAACCCAAGATAACTTGTAAAACTCACACAAGatcaaaataaatacaaaaacatAAACAATCACTAGAAAAACGAGTCTTTTAAGATTCCCCTTTACAAGAAATTTCAGACGTGATTACACTACATACACACAACCATAAAAGAACCCATTTACAACCATAAAAGAACCATACCATAATTGTGGCATGTACTAATGTTAAAgtgaaattgattttgattcCTTGGTTGCAGGAAGAAGATGATTTTACGATTAGAAGATTCCTACGTGCTCGTGATTTAGATTTGGATAAGGCTTCTACAATGTTCCTCAAATACTTGAAATGGAAACATTCATTTGTTCCAAATGGTGTATCTGTATCAGATGTTCCCAATGAAGTTGCTCAAGACAAGGCCTTCATACAAGGACACGACAAGATTGGTCGACCTATACTTATTGTCTTCGGTAAAAAACATTTTCAGAACAAACATGGTGGTCTAGATGAATTCAAACGTACGTTTCATTCCAATTAATGCCATTCAATTCTTACTTCTTCTAGTACAGTCAGTGGTGTCATATTGTTGTGCTCATGCATAACTTCTTTGTGTTATACAGGGTTTGTGGTCTTTGTCTTTGACAAAATATGTGCCAGGTAATCCCAATTTTCTTCCTTTAGATCTTTCTTTCATAACTATGAGTTTAGCAGTTTTTTTGTGTGTATGGAAGCTAATTAACATACCTTTTGGTGTATCAGTATGCCACCTGGTCAAGAAAAGTTTGTTGGTATAGCAGAACTTAAGGGATGGGGATACTCAAACAGTGATATTCGTGGATACATAAGTGCACTAGCAATTTTGCAGGTATAACATcacttcttatttattttttttcattatcatcATTTTATAAGTCgtttttataaatcaattttataaaattaaattaaatttaaagtttacttcATCAAATGAAATGATATTATAATTAAGTAGAATTTATCCtaacaaaaatttattgaaCTTATTATATTACTCACTATCCGATcacctataaatatatatagtcaCATTACGAATTATCAGTTTCAGTCTCATTTTAGTGTGTCAGTGTAAAGAGGATCTCTAAGAGATCCAGATACATATTAGATGCATGTTAGTATGTTTGGTAATATGTCATACATTAGTTAGGATTGGAATGAGGTTAATATTAACATCTGTGTTTGTGTGAAGTTGGAATTCAACTTGATATGTTGTAAATTTTTGGATGCAGGATTACTACCCAGAAAGATTGGGGAAGTTGTTTATTGTCAATGCACCATACATATTTATGAAAGTGTGGAAAATTGTTTACCCTTTTATTGACAACAAAACCAAGAAGAAGGTAATGTCTTAATTCAGTTTGTATCTAATTAAATTAATGATATATTAGTATGTGTTTGAGATGTTGAAGTTGGAATTCCTTGCAGATAGTGTTTGTGGATAAAAATAAGGTGAAGTCAGCACTGCTAGAAGACATTGATGAAAGTAATATACCAGAGATATTTGGTGGGCCAGTGCCATTAGTCCCAATTCAGGATATCTAATTAAAGTAACTACTGACAAAACAAGGAGAGACCATaatccaaaaaataaataatattctttcttatttatgtatttgtatGCTATTTTCTGTACCCAAATAAAATGCAATCTTGTTGTCAATTACAGAAGATTGGAAAATATTAATGACCATTGTTGTCTCAATAGATTCAATTTGGTGTTACTTGTCCTCATTcacataaaatagaaaccaatgtAGGTAGGTTATTGCATCAAATAGAGATGTTTGATGTGGGTTATGATGCAAAATGCTATTATTTCACCAACCTAGTTGATGCTTAGCATAAACTGCAACATCAAACTAAGAATCATTTTAGaacacaaatttttatttttcaagcaATCCTGAggaaaattttagttttaaaaaatttatattcattattacatgaaaataattaaataaaaatcaatttaaaaaaaaattaattaaactaaattaaatactattttataaaataaaaaatcattagtactaaaataatttttattattaataaaatttataaattaatttgataacgaattaaatattaatatataaactagtttataaattttagtaataataaaagttattttaaatattaataacttttttagttagtcttaaaaatattatttaatttttttctttaaaattaatttttatttaataacttttttagtacactaaagataaaattaaattataatatataataaaatgtaaaattattttttattttatgaagttaaattttaatttatttcttaataataaCCTTGTATTTTACTTTTGTGTACAGAATATTATTAACTTTGTTAATGATTAATATCTCCAAAAGAAATTGATTAACTATTTTTAGTGAAGATACCAATTATGTTTAAGGTTTAGAATTTATGTtctataaaatgttttatattcTTTAATCATTGTAAATCTCTAAAACGTATAATATAATGTTATGtaatcatttataaaataacaGTGATTTTCGTAATCCGTGACGGTATTATGGGGTAATGATTACGTGATAATAGAAACCTTTTGCAGGAACAGTTTTACTATAAATCAAGAGAGAGAGTTGAAGTGTGTAggtaaataattataaaaaaaaatctaataattaTAGAGAATTTTTTCGTATgcctgatatttttttttactaagcTATTCTGCTTCCTGTAAGCTCAACTTAGACATGGATTTGTAGTTTGAATGGTGACACCACGAGTATTGAGTATCacttaattacaaaattaaagttTGAGTATATAACCTAATTACTtgcaataaatattatttaaaggtTTAATTTGACCTGTATAAAAATGTAATATGATCCactgttgaaaaaaaaaatttattataaaggATTGAAAATACTAGTAcacttattatattattaatctaaatatattcatcactaattataattattttttacttataaatttATGGATAAATATTTATCAAGTGTATGGACTTATGCCCATTAGATAGCTTCCCCCATGCCACCTTAAATATGcatggataattttttttttgaaatatatattaatatgtaaCAAGTtaaaggcaaattcttcctgcaccatatcaattttaacctccaccatatcaattttttaaatttccaaaactacccttattccaaattaaaaaatccaaaataataattataattgagaaataaaaaaatacatgctgaaaaaaaattctgaacacaaaactaaaaatacattccggataaaaaatttcagaattcaaaaatatgttccgaaaattgaaatctaaaatatttcacataaaagattcaaaaataaattttcccatttttgtgtaaggttattttcgtcatttagaaagagtatttttgtcattttctagaGCTGATTGGGTgctgaaattgatatggtggagggagAAATTGCCCAAGTTAAAGTGTTAAAGGCTTTTATTTTGATATTGGGCTTGGTCCATTTTGTATTCTCTTTCAGTTTTGCTTCTAGGctctttattttctatatatgtACTCTTGCTATTGCTTAATGAAAACACGAACCTATTACGCTTTCCTAATTCAGTTTTCTATCTTTCCCTTA
The sequence above is a segment of the Phaseolus vulgaris cultivar G19833 chromosome 2, P. vulgaris v2.0, whole genome shotgun sequence genome. Coding sequences within it:
- the LOC137812562 gene encoding sec14 cytosolic factor-like, which encodes MEEAMNTRVREEVRVEDDSTKTELTKICLLRTILETQDPSSKEEDDFTIRRFLRARDLDLDKASTMFLKYLKWKHSFVPNGVSVSDVPNEVAQDKAFIQGHDKIGRPILIVFGKKHFQNKHGGLDEFKRFVVFVFDKICASMPPGQEKFVGIAELKGWGYSNSDIRGYISALAILQDYYPERLGKLFIVNAPYIFMKVWKIVYPFIDNKTKKKIVFVDKNKVKSALLEDIDESNIPEIFGGPVPLVPIQDI